From Rhodovastum atsumiense, a single genomic window includes:
- a CDS encoding BufA1 family periplasmic bufferin-type metallophore, whose translation MSAATRLSSALLAGAVTAAIASAAAAAPLTRAEADAATAAHKEKCYGVALKGQNDCAAGPGTSCQGTSTVDFQGNAWKFVQGGTCTGIVVPGGRHGSLTPSRS comes from the coding sequence ATGTCAGCTGCAACCAGGCTTTCCTCCGCTCTCCTTGCCGGCGCCGTGACGGCGGCGATCGCTTCGGCCGCCGCCGCGGCGCCGCTGACCCGGGCGGAAGCCGATGCCGCCACCGCCGCGCACAAGGAGAAATGCTACGGGGTCGCGCTCAAGGGCCAGAATGACTGCGCCGCCGGGCCCGGCACCTCCTGCCAGGGCACCTCGACCGTCGATTTCCAGGGCAATGCCTGGAAGTTCGTCCAGGGCGGCACCTGCACCGGCATCGTGGTGCCCGGTGGCCGGCATGGCTCGCTGACCCCGTCCCGCTCCTGA
- a CDS encoding NrsF family protein, whose translation MPIEPLPTGSLIDRLARELRPVRRRAPWREAALLLGLGAIELGLFLGLGLMRPDMTAAMQLPVFWWKLASLGLIGLVGGAVTLFSLDPVRSPRPGLRWLAVLIAVCLGGGWLLDASREGLAALVGRLDWHHGLQCLGKIVALSVPAVIALGVVMRRGAPTDRAGTALAAGLAASGWGAFVFVFACPFDDPLYVAVWYSLGCGVVTLFARLVLPRLARW comes from the coding sequence ATGCCGATTGAACCCTTGCCGACCGGTTCCCTGATCGACCGGCTTGCCCGCGAGCTCAGGCCGGTGCGCCGCCGCGCGCCATGGCGGGAGGCGGCGCTGCTGCTCGGCCTTGGTGCCATCGAACTGGGCCTGTTCCTGGGGCTGGGCCTGATGCGCCCGGACATGACGGCGGCGATGCAACTGCCGGTCTTCTGGTGGAAGCTCGCGAGTCTCGGCCTGATCGGGCTCGTGGGCGGCGCGGTGACCCTGTTCTCGCTCGATCCGGTGCGATCACCACGGCCGGGGCTGCGCTGGCTGGCGGTGTTGATCGCCGTCTGCCTGGGCGGCGGCTGGCTGCTGGATGCGTCGCGCGAGGGGCTGGCGGCCCTGGTGGGGCGGCTCGACTGGCATCACGGCCTGCAATGCCTGGGCAAGATCGTTGCCCTGTCGGTGCCGGCCGTCATCGCGCTGGGTGTCGTGATGCGCCGTGGTGCGCCGACCGACCGTGCCGGCACCGCGCTGGCCGCCGGCCTCGCCGCGTCGGGCTGGGGGGCCTTCGTCTTCGTCTTTGCCTGTCCTTTCGACGATCCCCTCTATGTTGCGGTCTGGTACTCGCTCGGCTGCGGCGTGGTCACGCTGTTCGCGCGGCTGGTGCTGCCGCGGCTCGCGCGCTGGTGA
- a CDS encoding sigma-70 family RNA polymerase sigma factor, whose product MTGAWGEGDVSGTVLAWWSWEGRAVAREIMPREAGSAGAEWDALMAAAQRGDAASYHRLLSAVAPWLRRYFVRRLPPAMVDDAVQDTLVALHEKRHTYDPSRPFGAWLAAIAKYKWIDALRALRARPTETLDDAIAVADHGDGVVSASSLERLLMMLRPAQSDAIRLVKIQGFSVEEAAQATGQSVSLVKVNIHRGLRRLISLLRTGADAD is encoded by the coding sequence ATGACGGGTGCGTGGGGGGAGGGCGACGTGTCGGGCACGGTGCTGGCATGGTGGAGCTGGGAGGGCCGGGCGGTGGCGCGGGAGATCATGCCGCGGGAAGCAGGCAGTGCCGGCGCGGAGTGGGATGCGCTGATGGCCGCCGCCCAGCGTGGCGACGCGGCCAGCTATCATCGCCTGCTGTCAGCGGTCGCCCCCTGGCTGCGCCGCTATTTCGTCCGGCGGTTGCCGCCGGCGATGGTCGACGACGCGGTGCAGGACACGCTGGTCGCGCTGCACGAGAAGCGCCACACCTACGACCCGTCGCGTCCCTTCGGGGCCTGGCTTGCCGCCATCGCGAAGTATAAATGGATCGACGCCCTGCGCGCGCTCAGGGCAAGGCCGACGGAGACGCTCGACGACGCGATCGCGGTGGCGGATCATGGGGATGGGGTGGTCAGTGCCTCATCCCTGGAGCGATTGCTGATGATGCTCAGGCCGGCGCAGTCGGATGCCATCCGCCTCGTCAAAATTCAGGGGTTCAGCGTCGAGGAGGCGGCGCAGGCGACCGGCCAGTCCGTGTCGCTGGTCAAGGTCAACATCCACCGCGGGCTGCGGCGGCTGATCTCCCTGTTGCGGACGGGCGCCGATGCCGATTGA
- a CDS encoding TetR/AcrR family transcriptional regulator, whose protein sequence is MARPREFDEAAVLDAAMHCFWQRGYEQTSMRDLAGEMGMTSASMYNAFGDKRALYRRALDHYLAQTVRDRIARFAPLPPLAALRGFFTEIVERSVADRQRRGCMLVNSALEVAPHDAGFRRLVAGELEFVEAFFRRCIAAGQQDGTITAHPPAEKLAKLLLSLLLGIRVLARTRPQRAVLDGAAQAALALLQPEPPATVPGHGSDGPPG, encoded by the coding sequence ATGGCACGTCCACGGGAGTTCGACGAGGCGGCCGTGCTCGACGCCGCGATGCACTGCTTCTGGCAGCGCGGCTACGAGCAGACCTCGATGCGCGACCTCGCCGGGGAAATGGGGATGACCAGCGCGAGCATGTACAACGCCTTCGGCGACAAGCGCGCCCTCTATCGCCGTGCGCTCGACCACTACCTGGCGCAGACCGTCCGCGACCGCATCGCGCGTTTCGCGCCGCTGCCGCCCCTGGCGGCGCTGCGCGGCTTCTTCACGGAAATCGTCGAACGCTCGGTGGCCGACCGGCAGCGACGCGGCTGCATGCTGGTCAACTCGGCCCTGGAGGTGGCGCCGCACGATGCCGGGTTCCGCAGGCTGGTGGCCGGGGAACTGGAATTCGTCGAGGCGTTCTTCCGCCGTTGCATCGCCGCCGGGCAGCAGGACGGCACGATCACCGCACACCCCCCGGCGGAAAAACTGGCGAAGCTGCTGCTGAGCCTGTTGCTGGGCATCCGGGTGCTGGCGCGAACGCGGCCGCAGCGCGCCGTGCTGGATGGGGCGGCACAGGCGGCACTGGCGCTGCTCCAGCCCGAGCCGCCGGCCACGGTTCCCGGCCACGGAAGCGACGGTCCCCCTGGCTGA
- a CDS encoding HvfC/BufC N-terminal domain-containing protein, with protein sequence MRTDDAVLSRRAVPCFAALLAPGLTDPTLPPPANLTGPRGKGAVRRYNVHRNNVTVSLIDALAAIFPATQRLTGPDFFRAMARFHIRATPPRSPLLFEYGRDFPAFIEGYEYARPLPWLADVARLERAWLDAYHAAEAPALRAGALAAIAAPDLETLRFVPHPASRVLRSPFPALSLFVMNRNDGPPGPLAAFVAEDALVTRPDQDVMVRHLPPGGAPFLARLLAGATLGEAAEAGFAAAAAFDLAGNIAGMITAGVFAAIRDGGS encoded by the coding sequence ATGCGCACGGATGATGCCGTCCTGTCGCGGCGGGCGGTGCCGTGCTTCGCCGCGCTGCTGGCGCCGGGGCTCACCGATCCGACCCTGCCGCCCCCCGCCAACCTGACCGGGCCGCGTGGCAAGGGCGCGGTCCGGCGCTACAACGTCCACCGCAACAACGTCACCGTCAGCCTGATCGACGCACTGGCCGCCATCTTCCCGGCCACGCAGCGGCTGACCGGCCCCGATTTCTTCCGGGCGATGGCGCGCTTCCACATCCGCGCGACCCCGCCGCGCTCCCCGCTGCTCTTCGAGTACGGCCGCGACTTCCCCGCTTTCATCGAAGGCTATGAGTACGCGCGGCCGTTGCCCTGGCTTGCCGATGTCGCCAGGCTCGAGCGTGCCTGGCTCGATGCCTATCATGCCGCCGAGGCACCGGCGCTGCGGGCCGGGGCGCTTGCCGCGATCGCCGCCCCGGACCTGGAGACGCTGCGCTTCGTGCCGCATCCGGCAAGCCGTGTCCTCCGCTCGCCGTTTCCCGCGCTCTCTCTGTTCGTGATGAACCGCAACGACGGCCCGCCCGGGCCGCTCGCGGCTTTCGTGGCCGAGGATGCATTGGTCACCCGTCCGGACCAGGATGTCATGGTCCGCCATCTTCCCCCCGGCGGCGCCCCCTTCCTGGCCCGGTTGCTGGCGGGGGCAACGCTGGGCGAGGCGGCCGAAGCCGGCTTCGCCGCAGCGGCGGCGTTCGACCTTGCCGGCAACATCGCCGGCATGATCACGGCCGGCGTGTTCGCCGCCATCCGCGACGGAGGGTCCTGA
- a CDS encoding BrnA antitoxin family protein, with the protein MCALRISMRCIVYTDALRRNRKLYIHMPRGDPKKAVSIRLDPKLIEAVRATGEELTTAVESGLRLWLKRITKKPSIRKPTPD; encoded by the coding sequence ATGTGTGCCTTGCGGATCAGCATGAGATGTATTGTATATACAGACGCGCTGCGGCGCAACAGAAAACTGTATATACATATGCCCCGAGGCGACCCGAAGAAAGCCGTGTCCATTCGCCTCGATCCAAAGCTGATCGAGGCAGTGCGAGCAACAGGCGAAGAGTTAACCACCGCTGTCGAGAGCGGTCTGCGCCTATGGTTGAAGCGGATCACCAAGAAGCCCTCCATCCGAAAACCGACACCCGACTGA
- a CDS encoding DoxX family protein, with product MSPQSDSLMAGGDAGRPVPALYDRTAALARMIVPPAAAQLLLRLALAVPFWRSGLLKWDGFLRLGDTAVLLFTEEFRLHLPGGPYPLPAPALMAFLAGTVEIAAPVLLVLGLGTRLAALALLLMTGVVQLVVPDGWPVHLTWAALALGLIVWGPGGLSCDALLRRCLPGGRSPRRPD from the coding sequence ATGTCTCCGCAGAGCGACTCCCTGATGGCGGGCGGCGATGCCGGCCGGCCGGTGCCGGCCCTGTACGATCGTACCGCCGCTCTCGCACGGATGATCGTTCCTCCCGCCGCGGCGCAGTTGCTGCTGCGGCTTGCCCTGGCGGTGCCGTTCTGGCGATCCGGGCTGCTCAAATGGGATGGCTTCCTGCGCCTCGGCGACACGGCAGTGCTGTTGTTCACCGAGGAATTCCGGCTGCATCTGCCGGGTGGTCCCTATCCGTTGCCGGCGCCGGCGCTGATGGCCTTCCTGGCGGGAACGGTCGAGATCGCGGCGCCGGTCCTGCTGGTGCTGGGACTGGGCACGCGGCTGGCGGCGCTGGCGCTGCTGCTGATGACCGGCGTCGTCCAACTGGTGGTCCCGGATGGCTGGCCGGTGCATCTCACCTGGGCGGCGCTGGCGCTCGGGCTCATCGTCTGGGGGCCCGGCGGCCTGTCCTGCGACGCGCTGCTGCGGCGCTGCCTGCCCGGCGGCCGGTCACCCCGGCGGCCGGATTGA
- a CDS encoding S1C family serine protease, with protein MPNDTRFLLRLLAITAAILLLVLTWRELPLIEAEWLAPRASPRPVEPRGDLAADERSTIALFENSRDSVVFITTLERVVNPWTRNALQVTRGTGSGFVWDRLGHIVTNNHVIAGASGATVRLADGRAFNATLVGTSPDHDLAVLRIGVGGGAPAPLPIGSSHDLRVGQKVFAIGNPFGLDWTLTTGIVSALNRELADERGGAIQGLIQTDAAINPGNSGGPLLDSAGRLIGVNTAIYSPSGASAGIGFAVPVDTVNRVVPRLIATGRYVRPTLGIRTEPQINDALAQRFGIEGVFVLDVAPGSAADKAGLRAAEPTPGGGVRIGDVVLAIGDRPVRQVAELGAALDPFEPGQQVRVTILRDGQRLEVNLALDAGP; from the coding sequence ATGCCCAACGACACGCGGTTCCTGCTCCGGCTGCTGGCCATCACCGCGGCGATACTGCTGCTGGTGCTGACATGGCGGGAGCTGCCCCTGATCGAGGCGGAATGGCTCGCCCCGCGCGCCAGCCCGCGCCCCGTCGAGCCACGCGGCGACCTCGCGGCGGACGAGCGCAGCACCATCGCCCTGTTCGAGAATTCCCGCGATTCGGTGGTGTTCATCACCACGCTGGAACGGGTGGTCAACCCCTGGACGCGCAACGCCCTGCAGGTCACGCGGGGCACCGGGTCGGGCTTCGTCTGGGACCGGCTGGGTCACATCGTCACCAACAACCACGTCATCGCCGGCGCCTCCGGCGCCACGGTGCGGCTGGCCGACGGGCGGGCCTTCAACGCGACGCTGGTGGGCACCAGCCCCGACCACGACCTCGCGGTGCTGCGCATCGGCGTGGGAGGCGGCGCGCCGGCACCGCTGCCGATCGGCAGCAGCCACGACCTGCGGGTCGGCCAGAAGGTGTTCGCCATCGGCAACCCCTTCGGGCTCGACTGGACGCTGACCACCGGCATCGTCTCGGCACTGAACCGCGAGCTGGCCGACGAGCGCGGCGGCGCGATCCAGGGCCTGATCCAGACCGACGCGGCGATCAACCCGGGCAATTCCGGCGGGCCGCTGCTCGATTCCGCCGGGCGGCTGATCGGGGTGAACACGGCGATCTACAGCCCCTCCGGCGCCTCGGCCGGCATCGGCTTCGCGGTGCCGGTGGACACCGTCAACCGCGTGGTGCCCCGCCTGATCGCCACCGGCCGCTATGTCCGCCCCACGCTCGGCATCCGCACCGAGCCGCAGATCAACGACGCGCTGGCGCAGCGGTTCGGCATCGAGGGCGTGTTCGTGCTCGACGTCGCCCCCGGCTCGGCCGCCGACAAGGCCGGGCTGCGCGCGGCCGAGCCCACCCCGGGCGGGGGCGTGCGCATCGGCGATGTCGTCCTCGCCATCGGCGACCGCCCGGTGCGGCAGGTCGCCGAGCTCGGCGCGGCGCTGGACCCGTTCGAGCCGGGACAGCAGGTCCGGGTGACGATCCTGCGCGACGGGCAACGGCTGGAGGTGAACCTGGCCCTGGACGCGGGACCATGA
- the bufB gene encoding MNIO family bufferin maturase — MNALTRIDRGRPERDLRFPAHPIAGRAGAGLKHDHLPAIEAEPFAGGFFEVHAENYMGAGGPPHRILARIRRDYPLSVHGVGLSIGGPGRIDPDHLGRFRALVARSEPALVSEHLAWSTHAGICFNDLLPLPYNAASLAHVAAHVNEVQDAIGRPILLENPSTYVTFADATMSEADFIRALVRRTGCGVLLDLNNVFVSATNQGFAAADYIADFPLARVGEIHLAGHAVQADDEGEVLLIDSHDREVASPVWALFETVIARCGPIPTLIEWDSALPPWPVLRAEAQAAQAILDRHAAAGGHHAHG, encoded by the coding sequence GTGAACGCACTCACGCGCATCGATCGCGGCCGCCCGGAGCGGGATCTCCGCTTTCCGGCCCATCCCATTGCCGGCCGTGCCGGGGCCGGCCTGAAGCACGATCACCTGCCGGCCATCGAGGCCGAGCCCTTCGCGGGCGGCTTCTTCGAGGTGCACGCGGAAAACTACATGGGGGCGGGCGGCCCGCCGCATCGCATCCTGGCACGGATCCGGCGGGATTATCCGCTGTCGGTGCACGGCGTCGGCCTGTCGATCGGTGGGCCCGGCCGCATCGATCCCGACCATCTCGGGCGGTTCCGCGCCCTGGTCGCGCGCAGCGAACCGGCCCTGGTATCCGAGCACCTTGCCTGGTCCACGCACGCAGGCATCTGCTTCAACGACCTGCTGCCGTTGCCTTACAACGCGGCGTCGCTGGCCCATGTCGCGGCGCATGTCAACGAGGTGCAGGACGCGATCGGGCGGCCGATCCTGCTGGAAAATCCGTCCACCTATGTCACTTTCGCCGATGCCACCATGTCCGAGGCCGACTTCATCCGGGCGCTCGTCCGCCGCACCGGCTGCGGGGTGCTGCTCGACCTCAACAATGTCTTCGTCTCGGCCACGAACCAGGGTTTCGCCGCGGCGGACTACATCGCCGATTTCCCGCTGGCGCGGGTCGGCGAGATCCATCTCGCGGGCCATGCCGTGCAGGCTGACGACGAAGGCGAGGTGCTGCTGATCGACAGCCACGACCGGGAAGTGGCGTCGCCGGTCTGGGCGCTGTTCGAGACGGTCATCGCCCGCTGCGGTCCGATCCCGACCCTGATCGAATGGGACAGCGCCCTGCCGCCCTGGCCGGTGCTGCGGGCCGAGGCGCAGGCCGCGCAGGCCATTCTCGACCGGCATGCCGCGGCGGGAGGCCACCATGCGCACGGATGA